A region of Cardinium endosymbiont of Sogatella furcifera DNA encodes the following proteins:
- a CDS encoding single-stranded DNA-binding protein, with translation MASVNKVILLGNLGKDPEIRHLENGRMRVQLTLATHDTYKTKEGEKINHTDWHEVILWTPHAEIAAQYLSKGKQVYIEGKVNHRCYTDKDGQQKHVIQIVGQHLVLLGGNKTKYDSVHVINYASKNRSHENDDINELPL, from the coding sequence ATGGCAAGCGTTAATAAAGTGATTCTTTTAGGCAATCTAGGCAAAGATCCAGAAATACGCCACTTAGAAAATGGGCGCATGCGGGTACAACTTACATTGGCTACCCATGACACCTATAAAACAAAAGAAGGAGAAAAAATAAACCATACCGACTGGCACGAAGTAATACTTTGGACACCCCATGCAGAAATTGCTGCGCAATATTTAAGCAAAGGCAAACAAGTATACATAGAAGGAAAAGTAAACCATAGGTGCTATACGGACAAAGATGGACAACAAAAGCATGTTATACAAATTGTTGGCCAACATTTGGTATTATTAGGTGGCAATAAAACGAAATATGATAGCGTACACGTAATCAACTATGCATCTAAAAATAGGTCCCACGAAAACGATGATATAAACGAACTACCCCTATAA